A genomic stretch from Mycobacterium paraterrae includes:
- a CDS encoding glycosyltransferase, giving the protein MIVRNEAHIVQETLDSVAPFVSYWVIVDTGSTDGTQSLINSHMAKLGIRGELHERPWHNFGENRSEALTLAQGHANYIWVIDADDVLVGAPDFTELSADGYTLRYHADDAIFWRPQLFRDGLQWCYEGAVHENPRGDPSYVSKPLMGDYYIHARCLGARSRDPKRHQRDRDLLLADLDRNPNDVRAMSHLARNYFGTGDFESARKWCTRQVEHGGASEATYHARFLLAESMSRLGDPWPDILDAYLRAWECRPTRAEPLHAVAVHCREQGRYQLGYHFAERAARIPLPEGDSLVESRAVYDWRITDELAICASWIGKHSEAFRLCRELLARSDIPDEDRQRIAQNRDFSVPPMIEAASQYANPLTARQIDNDADVTISVQAGLGREATQLTLDSFLNCCIDLSRVGRIVVFDHSELSNSDRGILQDHYPLLEFAPGTPHDRLGLIRQRACGRFWLHLGQGWRFFASDDFITRLTAVLDAEPNVFQVGINWGDATGLTGRCAAEECVRRATGTGRYVIDKLPANGPAMFDLARLESAVGLDGQSTVIAGLHTATLDEILCILAA; this is encoded by the coding sequence ATGATCGTGCGGAACGAGGCGCACATCGTCCAGGAAACTCTTGACTCGGTGGCTCCGTTTGTCAGCTACTGGGTGATAGTCGACACTGGCTCGACCGACGGAACTCAGAGTTTGATCAATAGCCACATGGCAAAACTTGGTATTCGAGGCGAGCTTCACGAACGACCATGGCATAACTTTGGTGAGAACCGCAGCGAGGCACTGACTCTTGCACAGGGGCACGCGAATTACATCTGGGTCATCGACGCGGACGACGTACTCGTCGGCGCTCCCGACTTCACCGAGCTAAGCGCCGACGGATACACGTTGCGCTATCACGCCGACGACGCAATTTTCTGGCGCCCGCAGTTGTTCCGTGACGGATTGCAATGGTGCTACGAGGGCGCGGTACATGAAAATCCGCGCGGTGACCCGTCCTATGTCTCGAAGCCCCTTATGGGCGACTACTACATACATGCGCGCTGCCTCGGCGCCCGTAGCCGCGATCCGAAGAGACACCAGCGCGATCGCGACCTGCTGCTTGCCGACCTAGATCGCAACCCCAACGACGTGCGAGCCATGTCGCATCTGGCTCGAAACTACTTCGGCACAGGCGATTTCGAGAGCGCACGCAAGTGGTGCACCCGCCAGGTCGAGCACGGTGGTGCGAGTGAAGCGACATATCATGCGAGGTTCCTTCTTGCCGAATCGATGTCGCGACTCGGTGATCCGTGGCCGGATATCCTGGACGCCTACTTGAGAGCGTGGGAATGTCGCCCGACTCGCGCCGAGCCACTGCATGCCGTCGCCGTTCACTGTCGGGAGCAAGGGCGCTACCAACTCGGCTACCACTTCGCCGAGCGCGCCGCCCGAATCCCACTCCCAGAGGGCGACTCGCTCGTCGAGTCCCGCGCGGTCTACGACTGGCGCATAACCGACGAGTTGGCGATCTGCGCCAGCTGGATCGGCAAGCACAGTGAAGCTTTTCGGCTGTGCCGGGAGTTGCTGGCGCGCTCCGACATACCTGACGAGGATCGACAACGGATCGCTCAGAACCGGGACTTCAGTGTGCCACCGATGATCGAGGCGGCCTCGCAATACGCAAATCCGTTGACAGCAAGGCAAATTGACAATGACGCCGACGTCACGATCAGCGTGCAAGCGGGCCTCGGTCGAGAGGCCACTCAACTGACACTGGATTCATTTCTGAATTGCTGCATTGATCTGTCCCGGGTAGGACGCATCGTCGTTTTCGACCATTCGGAGCTATCCAACAGCGATCGCGGGATCCTCCAAGACCACTACCCTCTCCTCGAATTCGCTCCTGGCACGCCCCACGACCGGCTCGGTCTGATACGTCAACGCGCTTGCGGACGGTTTTGGCTTCACCTGGGACAGGGTTGGCGATTCTTTGCCTCGGATGACTTCATTACCCGGCTCACCGCGGTCCTCGACGCGGAGCCGAATGTGTTTCAAGTCGGCATCAATTGGGGCGACGCGACCGGGCTGACAGGACGGTGCGCTGCCGAAGAATGCGTGCGCCGCGCAACAGGCACCGGCCGATATGTCATCGATAAGCTGCCAGCCAACGGCCCCGCGATGTTCGACTTGGCACGTCTCGAATCGGCCGTTGGCCTCGATGGGCAATCGACTGTTATCGCAGGGTTGCACACCGCGACCCTGGACGAGATCCTTTGCATCCTTGCCGCTTGA
- a CDS encoding class I SAM-dependent methyltransferase, with translation MGSTHEFDDETGSFRMLGVPYIEFLHELHRQLSPRTYLEVGTESGASLAVADCDAIAVDPQFQLEFSATGGRKRTFFFQMASDAFFATENAGALLGRPLDMVFLDGMHRFEFLVRDLIGAESACHARSLILVHDCIPLNARMARRQWLPGSPAERETAGFWTGDVWKIVPILRKFRPDLRVHVFDCPPTGLVAISRVNPASRTLADGYYDIVDQFSSTTLDDRQLRSLWDDLDLIDSRPLVDEPDRLTELFSLY, from the coding sequence ATGGGCAGCACGCATGAATTCGATGACGAGACCGGCTCGTTCCGCATGCTCGGCGTCCCATACATTGAATTCCTCCACGAGTTGCACCGACAACTCTCGCCGCGGACATATCTTGAGGTCGGCACCGAAAGTGGAGCGTCGTTGGCAGTTGCGGACTGCGATGCGATTGCAGTGGATCCACAGTTTCAACTCGAGTTCAGCGCCACTGGTGGTCGAAAGCGCACGTTCTTCTTTCAGATGGCATCGGACGCCTTCTTCGCGACCGAAAATGCGGGCGCGCTGCTCGGCCGACCGCTGGACATGGTGTTCTTGGACGGCATGCACCGTTTCGAATTTCTCGTGCGTGATCTGATCGGCGCCGAGTCCGCCTGCCACGCTCGGTCATTGATTTTGGTACACGACTGCATCCCGTTGAATGCGCGGATGGCCCGCAGGCAGTGGCTGCCAGGCAGTCCCGCCGAGCGGGAGACGGCCGGATTCTGGACGGGTGACGTCTGGAAGATCGTGCCGATTCTCCGCAAATTTCGTCCGGATCTCCGTGTACACGTGTTCGACTGTCCACCAACTGGATTAGTGGCGATATCCCGCGTGAATCCGGCGTCTCGCACTCTCGCCGACGGCTATTACGACATCGTCGACCAGTTCTCTTCCACGACGCTCGACGACCGCCAGTTGCGGTCGCTGTGGGATGACCTCGATTTGATCGATTCTCGCCCACTGGTCGACGAGCCGGACCGGCTAACCGAACTGTTCAGCCTCTACTAA
- a CDS encoding DUF6445 family protein: MTGRDAEFRAGQVLRFAGAEAIVVEAGRRHGEPAYLIASGDVRLPMWLPAGVLHRHQRGGRRSAGVFARTVPHLLAVDNFFEDPDEIRAIALAQDYGENLNFFKGSRSKQRFLWPHLREEFGRLLGTPVTKWLEHGANGVFQLTSHQDPLVWHHDTQSYAAAVYLTPDAPPQSGTSFWRDRTYGCRRKPDHPFERNRLGSDQAVAAARSIVYDPYNVEHGDNWELMESVAGLYNRLVIWDASLFHSATTYDHFSSDGTSANRLVQLFFFDVG; encoded by the coding sequence ATGACGGGTCGCGATGCCGAGTTCCGCGCCGGTCAAGTTCTGCGGTTCGCGGGAGCTGAGGCAATAGTCGTCGAAGCAGGCAGACGCCACGGCGAACCCGCCTACCTCATCGCCAGCGGTGACGTCCGGCTTCCGATGTGGCTTCCGGCCGGAGTACTCCATAGACATCAACGCGGTGGCCGTCGTAGTGCCGGAGTGTTTGCCCGCACAGTTCCTCACCTGTTGGCGGTGGACAACTTTTTCGAGGATCCCGACGAAATACGCGCTATCGCACTCGCTCAGGACTACGGCGAGAATCTCAACTTTTTCAAGGGTTCGCGCTCTAAGCAGCGATTCCTGTGGCCGCACCTTCGGGAGGAGTTCGGGCGGCTCCTCGGGACACCGGTGACCAAGTGGCTCGAACACGGTGCGAACGGCGTTTTTCAACTGACCAGCCACCAGGACCCGCTCGTGTGGCATCACGACACTCAGAGCTACGCGGCGGCGGTGTACCTGACGCCAGATGCGCCGCCGCAAAGCGGCACCAGCTTCTGGAGGGATCGAACCTATGGCTGCCGCCGCAAGCCCGACCATCCATTCGAGCGCAATCGGTTGGGCAGCGACCAGGCGGTAGCCGCCGCGCGCTCAATCGTTTACGACCCGTACAACGTCGAGCATGGCGACAACTGGGAACTGATGGAATCCGTTGCGGGGCTGTACAACCGGCTAGTGATCTGGGATGCCTCGCTGTTCCATTCCGCGACCACGTACGACCACTTCTCAAGCGATGGAACCTCCGCCAACAGGTTGGTCCAATTGTTCTTTTTCGATGTCGGATGA
- a CDS encoding glycosyltransferase encodes MRNPGLPKVAIFGVTSMDQLPSADQLRSHPAPAFEADTFDFALFETDRDLTRILKLHDPQCIVTIGDMHSFTNLMAAPYYIRSKWIHKNRANDLRGIDMLHCFLGGALPGYFGEQAVRKVSVYTPTYNTGKQRLLRTWQSLKRQSYADWEWVIVDDHSTDTSTIEALREIQGDYRVSVHRLEKPSGNIGELKGYLCSAATGDIFLELDHDDVLTPHAVEWIVEAFAQHPECGVAYTNWAEQYEGRLEFNDYGSDYAFGYGKAHWEWHPEDYATFEQIQTQYLVQDSLRINAKTIRHIVGVPNHIRAWTREAYHQAGGYSRLHVADDYELLVRSFLTTRFVHIPRLGYVQFYNTESIGNTQRSRNKEIQRIVRFVADHYAERIHARLLELGVDDYIWTPEGLDWDRPRPEPESHCSVIMKS; translated from the coding sequence ATGCGTAATCCTGGCCTTCCGAAAGTCGCGATCTTCGGCGTCACATCCATGGATCAGTTGCCGAGCGCCGACCAGTTGCGGTCGCATCCGGCGCCCGCATTCGAGGCAGATACCTTCGACTTCGCGTTGTTCGAAACTGATCGTGACCTGACCCGAATTCTCAAGCTTCACGACCCGCAGTGCATCGTCACGATCGGAGACATGCACAGCTTCACAAACTTGATGGCTGCTCCCTACTACATCCGCAGCAAGTGGATACATAAGAACAGGGCGAACGACCTACGGGGCATCGACATGTTGCACTGCTTCCTCGGCGGTGCGTTGCCCGGTTACTTCGGCGAGCAGGCAGTTCGCAAGGTGAGCGTTTACACGCCCACATACAACACCGGTAAACAGCGACTACTGCGAACATGGCAGTCGCTGAAACGACAGTCGTACGCGGACTGGGAATGGGTGATCGTCGACGACCACTCCACCGACACGAGCACTATCGAGGCATTGCGGGAAATTCAGGGAGATTACCGAGTCTCCGTTCATCGCCTCGAAAAGCCGAGCGGAAATATCGGCGAGTTGAAGGGATACCTTTGCTCGGCCGCGACAGGCGATATCTTTTTGGAGCTCGACCACGATGACGTGCTGACACCCCATGCCGTCGAGTGGATCGTGGAAGCGTTTGCGCAACATCCGGAATGCGGTGTTGCATATACGAATTGGGCCGAACAATACGAGGGTCGGCTGGAGTTCAACGACTACGGCTCAGACTACGCATTCGGCTATGGGAAAGCCCACTGGGAGTGGCATCCCGAAGACTACGCGACCTTCGAACAGATCCAAACGCAATACCTTGTGCAGGATTCATTGCGCATCAATGCAAAGACGATACGCCACATCGTGGGGGTGCCGAATCACATCCGGGCGTGGACCCGCGAGGCTTACCACCAAGCTGGCGGATACAGCCGCCTGCATGTGGCCGACGATTACGAACTCTTAGTTCGAAGCTTCTTGACCACCAGGTTTGTGCATATCCCGCGACTTGGTTACGTCCAGTTCTACAACACCGAGTCGATCGGAAACACTCAGCGCTCTCGTAACAAGGAGATACAGCGCATCGTGCGTTTCGTCGCAGACCATTACGCCGAGCGCATCCACGCCCGCCTCCTGGAACTGGGTGTCGACGACTACATATGGACACCCGAAGGCCTGGACTGGGACCGACCCCGCCCCGAGCCTGAATCCCATTGCAGCGTCATCATGAAGAGCTGA
- a CDS encoding glutamate-rich protein 5, producing the protein MRTISTLGTRRTLRPSDALSSGRALRTISTLRAGRPLRTSDTLRTRRTLRTSDTLSSGGTLRARRALRARRALRAIGTLRAGRALRPSSSLRAGGALGTGRTLRTSDTLSSGRSLRARRALRARRALRAIGTLRAGRALRPSSSLRAGGALGARRTLRTSDTLRTRRTLRPGGALSTRRTLSTRRALSTIRALRTLSTRRTLRTGGALSTRRTLSTRGALRTISTLRARRTLRTSDTLRTRRTLSTRDALRTISTLRARRTLSTVRALRTRRTLSTRDALRTISTLRARRTLSTVRALRTRRTLSTRDALRTLSTRRTLRTGGALSTRRTLSTRGALRTISTLRARRTLRTSDTLRTRRTLSTRDALRTISTLRARRTLRTSDTLRTRRTLSTSDTLRTRRTLSTRRTLRAGGALSTRRTLRPGGALRTRRTLRTSDTLRTGRALRPSSSLSTRRALSTRRTLRTSDTLRTGRALRTIRTLGARGALRTSDTLRSGRTLSTPGALRTVRTLRTLSSGRALGTISTLRARRTLRTSGALRTIRTLRTLSTRRTLRPGGALSTRRTLRPGSSLSTGRALRTIRALRTLRTRRTLSTRRTLSTRGALRTIRTLRTRRTLRPSDTLRTRRTLRPGGALSTRRTLRTRRALSTIRALRTLSTGRALRPSDTLRTRRTLRTGGALSTRRTLRAGDTLRTGRALRTLSTGRALRPSGALGARRALRTRGALRTIRTLRTRRTLRAGDTLRTGRALRTIRTLGARGALRPSDTLRSGRTLSTRGALRTVRTLRTLSSGRALRAGGALGARRALRTVRTLRTLSSGRALRAGGALSTRRTLRPRGALRTSDTLRTRRTLSTRRTLRTSGALRTVCALRTLSSGRALRTRRARRTIRTLRTLSTRRTLRPRGALRTISTLRARRTLRTISTLRARRTLRTISTLRARRTLRTSSTLRTRRTLSTRDALRTISTLGARGTLRPISTLGARRPLRPGSSLSTGRALRTIRALRTLSTRRALSTIRALRTLSTRRALSTSGSLSTRRPLSTRGALRTIRTLRTRRTLRPSDTLRTRRTLRPGGALSTRRTLRTRRALSTIRALRTLSTGRALRPSDTLRTRRTLRTGGALSTRRTLRAGDTLRTGRALRTLSTGRALRPSGALGARRALRAGDTLRTGRTLRTRRTLRAGDTLRTGRALRTIRTLGARGALRPSDTLRSGRTLSTRGALRTVRTLRTLSSGRALRAGGALGARRALRTVRTLRTLSSGRALRAGGALSTRRTLRPRGALRTSDTLRTRRTLSTRRTLRTSGALRTVCALRTLSSGRALRTRRARRTIRTLRTLSTRRTLRPRGALRTISTLRARRTLRTISTLRTSGTLGARRTLRTSGTLSTGRTLSTCGTLRTIRALRTLSTGRALRPSGALSTRRTLRPRGALRPISTLRARRTLRTISTLRARRTLRTISTLRARRTLRTISTLRTRRTLSTRDALRTISTLGARGTLRPISTLGARRPLRPGSSLSTGRALRTLSTVRALRPSGALGARRTLRTSGALRTGRALRTGCSLSTGRTLSTPGALRTVRALRAGGALGARRALRTRGALRTIRTLRPSDTLRSGRTLSTRGALRTVRTLRTLSSGRALRAGGALSTRRTLRTSDTLSAGRTLRTISTLRARRTLRTSGALRTVCALRTLSSGRALRTRRTLSTVRALRTLRTGASLSTLRPLGTVVSRSTRPSATGMPVCPMGAGRAILPKDPALTAGTAESTGTASTAVAAECIGAACTTCAAVTAGTAGAAVAAIAKQERAVTPGAAHASVAAGLTVAAGHTRQETVIRAVLTGKTIAAGATVAA; encoded by the coding sequence TTGCGAACCATCAGCACCCTGGGCACCCGTCGCACCCTGCGACCCAGCGACGCCCTGAGCTCCGGTCGCGCCTTGCGAACCATCAGCACCCTGCGCGCCGGTCGACCCCTGCGAACCAGCGACACCCTGCGCACCCGTCGAACCCTGCGCACCAGCGACACCCTGAGCTCCGGTGGCACCCTGCGAGCCCGTCGCGCCTTGCGAGCCCGTCGCGCCCTGCGAGCCATCGGCACCTTGCGCGCCGGTCGCGCCCTGCGACCCAGCAGTTCCCTGCGAGCCGGCGGTGCCCTGGGCACCGGTCGCACCCTGCGAACCAGCGACACCCTGAGCTCCGGTCGATCCCTGCGAGCCCGTCGCGCCTTGCGAGCCCGTCGCGCCCTGCGAGCCATCGGCACCTTGCGCGCCGGTCGCGCCCTGCGACCCAGCAGTTCCCTGCGAGCCGGCGGTGCCCTGGGCGCCCGTCGCACCCTGCGAACCAGCGACACCCTGCGCACCCGTCGAACCCTGCGACCCGGCGGTGCCTTGAGCACCCGTCGAACCTTGAGCACCCGTCGAGCCCTGAGCACCATCCGCGCCCTGCGAACCTTGAGCACCCGCCGAACCCTGCGAACCGGCGGTGCCCTGAGCACCCGTCGAACCCTGAGCACCCGTGGCGCCCTGCGAACCATCAGCACCCTGCGCGCCCGTCGCACCCTGCGAACCAGCGACACCCTGCGCACCCGTCGAACCCTGAGCACCCGTGACGCCCTGCGAACCATCAGCACCCTGCGCGCCCGTCGAACCCTGAGCACCGTCCGCGCCCTGCGAACCCGTCGAACCCTGAGCACCCGTGACGCCCTGCGAACCATCAGCACCCTGCGCGCCCGTCGAACCCTGAGCACCGTCCGCGCCCTGCGAACCCGTCGAACCCTGAGCACCCGTGACGCCCTGCGAACCTTGAGCACCCGCCGAACCCTGCGAACCGGCGGTGCCCTGAGCACCCGTCGAACCCTGAGCACCCGTGGCGCCCTGCGAACCATCAGCACCCTGCGCGCCCGTCGCACCCTGCGAACCAGCGACACCCTGCGCACCCGTCGAACCCTGAGCACCCGTGACGCCCTGCGAACCATCAGCACCCTGCGCGCCCGTCGCACCCTGCGAACCAGCGACACCCTGCGCACCCGTCGAACCCTGAGCACCAGCGACACCCTGCGCACCCGTCGAACCCTGAGCACCCGTCGAACCCTGCGAGCCGGCGGTGCCCTGAGCACCCGTCGAACCCTGCGACCCGGCGGTGCCCTGCGCACCCGTCGAACCCTGCGAACCAGCGACACCCTGCGCACCGGTCGCGCCCTGCGACCCAGCAGTTCCCTGAGCACCCGTCGAGCCCTGAGCACCCGTCGAACCCTGCGAACCAGCGACACCCTGCGCACCGGTCGCGCCTTGCGAACCATCCGCACCCTGGGCGCCCGTGGCGCCTTGCGAACCAGCGACACCCTGCGCTCCGGTCGAACCTTGAGCACCCCCGGCGCCTTGCGTACCGTCCGCACCCTGCGAACCTTGAGCTCCGGTCGCGCCTTGGGAACCATCAGCACCCTGCGCGCCCGTCGAACCCTGCGCACCAGTGGCGCCTTGCGAACCATCCGCACCCTGCGAACCCTGAGCACCCGTCGAACCCTGCGACCCGGCGGTGCCCTGAGCACCCGTCGAACCCTGCGACCCGGCAGTTCCCTGAGCACCGGTCGCGCCTTGCGAACCATCCGCGCCCTGCGAACCCTGCGCACCCGTCGAACCCTGAGCACCCGTCGAACCCTGAGCACCCGTGGCGCCTTGCGAACCATCCGCACCCTGCGCACCCGTCGAACCCTGCGACCCAGCGACACCCTGCGCACCCGTCGAACCCTGCGACCCGGCGGTGCCCTGAGCACCCGTCGAACCTTGCGCACCCGTCGAGCCCTGAGCACCATCCGCGCCCTGCGAACCTTGAGCACCGGTCGCGCCCTGCGACCCAGCGACACCCTGCGCACCCGTCGAACCCTGCGAACCGGCGGTGCCCTGAGCACCCGTCGAACCCTGCGAGCCGGCGACACCCTGCGCACCGGCCGCGCCCTGCGAACCTTGAGCACCGGTCGCGCCCTGCGACCCAGCGGTGCCCTGGGAGCCCGTCGAGCCCTGCGCACCCGTGGCGCCCTGCGAACCATCCGCACCCTGCGCACCCGTCGAACCCTGCGAGCCGGCGACACCCTGCGCACCGGCCGCGCCTTGCGAACCATCCGCACCCTGGGCGCCCGTGGCGCCTTGCGACCCAGCGACACCCTGCGCTCCGGTCGAACCTTGAGCACCCGTGGCGCCTTGCGTACCGTCCGCACCCTGCGAACCTTGAGCTCCGGTCGCGCCCTGCGAGCCGGCGGTGCCCTGGGAGCCCGTCGAGCCCTGCGTACCGTCCGCACCCTGCGAACCTTGAGCTCCGGTCGCGCCCTGCGAGCCGGCGGTGCCCTGAGCACCCGTCGAACCCTGCGACCCCGTGGCGCCCTGCGAACCAGCGACACCCTGCGCACCCGTCGAACCCTGAGCACCCGTCGAACCCTGCGCACCAGTGGCGCCTTGCGAACCGTCTGCGCCCTGCGAACCTTGAGCTCCGGTCGAGCCCTGCGCACCCGTCGAGCCCGGCGAACCATCCGCACCCTGCGAACCCTGAGCACCCGTCGAACCCTGCGACCCCGTGGCGCCCTGCGAACCATCAGCACCCTGCGCGCCCGTCGAACCCTGCGAACCATCAGCACCCTGCGCGCCCGTCGAACCCTGCGAACCATCAGCACCCTGCGCGCCCGTCGAACCCTGCGAACCAGCAGCACCCTGCGCACCCGTCGAACCCTGAGCACCCGTGACGCCCTGCGAACCATCAGCACCCTGGGCGCCCGTGGCACCCTGCGACCCATCAGCACCCTGGGCGCCCGTCGACCCTTGCGACCCGGCAGTTCCCTGAGCACCGGTCGCGCCTTGCGAACCATCCGCGCCCTGCGAACCTTGAGCACCCGTCGAGCCCTGAGCACCATCCGCGCCCTGCGAACCTTGAGCACCCGTCGAGCCCTGAGCACCAGCGGTTCCCTGAGCACCCGTCGACCCCTGAGCACCCGTGGCGCCTTGCGAACCATCCGCACCCTGCGCACCCGTCGAACCCTGCGACCCAGCGACACCCTGCGCACCCGTCGAACCCTGCGACCCGGCGGTGCCCTGAGCACCCGTCGAACCTTGCGCACCCGTCGAGCCCTGAGCACCATCCGCGCCCTGCGAACCTTGAGCACCGGTCGCGCCCTGCGACCCAGCGACACCCTGCGCACCCGTCGAACCCTGCGAACCGGCGGTGCCCTGAGCACCCGTCGAACCCTGCGAGCCGGCGACACCCTGCGCACCGGCCGCGCCCTGCGAACCTTGAGCACCGGTCGCGCCCTGCGACCCAGCGGTGCCCTGGGAGCCCGTCGAGCCCTGCGAGCCGGCGACACCCTGCGCACCGGTCGCACCCTGCGCACCCGTCGAACCCTGCGAGCCGGCGACACCCTGCGCACCGGCCGCGCCTTGCGAACCATCCGCACCCTGGGCGCCCGTGGCGCCTTGCGACCCAGCGACACCCTGCGCTCCGGTCGAACCTTGAGCACCCGTGGCGCCTTGCGTACCGTCCGCACCCTGCGAACCTTGAGCTCCGGTCGCGCCCTGCGAGCCGGCGGTGCCCTGGGAGCCCGTCGAGCCCTGCGCACCGTCCGCACCCTGCGAACCTTGAGCTCCGGTCGCGCCCTGCGAGCCGGCGGTGCCCTGAGCACCCGTCGAACCCTGCGACCCCGTGGCGCCCTGCGAACCAGCGACACCCTGCGCACCCGTCGAACCCTGAGCACCCGTCGAACCCTGCGCACCAGTGGCGCCTTGCGAACCGTCTGCGCCCTGCGAACCTTGAGCTCCGGTCGAGCCCTGCGCACCCGTCGAGCCCGGCGAACCATCCGCACCCTGCGAACCCTGAGCACCCGTCGAACCCTGCGACCCCGTGGCGCCCTGCGAACCATCAGCACCCTGCGCGCCCGTCGAACCCTGCGAACCATCAGCACCCTGCGAACCAGTGGAACCCTGGGAGCCCGTCGAACCCTGCGAACCAGTGGAACCCTGAGCACCGGACGAACCTTGAGCACCTGCGGCACCTTGCGTACCATCCGCGCCCTGCGAACCTTGAGCACCGGTCGCGCCCTGCGACCCAGCGGTGCCCTGAGCACCCGTCGAACCCTGCGACCCCGTGGCGCCCTGCGACCCATCAGCACCCTGCGCGCCCGTCGAACCCTGCGAACCATCAGCACCCTGCGCGCCCGTCGAACCCTGCGAACCATCAGCACCCTGCGCGCCCGTCGAACCCTGCGAACCATCAGCACCCTGCGCACCCGTCGAACCCTGAGCACCCGTGACGCCCTGCGAACCATCAGCACCCTGGGCGCCCGTGGCACCCTGCGACCCATCAGCACCCTGGGCGCCCGTCGACCCTTGCGACCCGGCAGTTCCCTGAGCACCGGTCGCGCCCTGCGAACCCTGAGCACCGTCCGCGCCCTGCGACCCAGCGGTGCCCTGGGAGCCCGTCGAACCCTGCGCACCAGCGGTGCCCTGCGCACCGGTCGCGCCCTGCGCACCGGCTGTTCCCTGAGCACCGGTCGAACCTTGAGCACCCCCGGCGCCTTGCGTACCGTCCGCGCCCTGCGAGCCGGCGGTGCCCTGGGAGCCCGTCGAGCCCTGCGCACCCGTGGCGCCTTGCGAACCATCCGCACCCTGCGACCCAGCGACACCCTGCGCTCCGGTCGAACCTTGAGCACCCGTGGCGCCTTGCGTACCGTCCGCACCCTGCGAACCTTGAGCTCCGGTCGCGCCCTGCGAGCCGGCGGTGCCCTGAGCACCCGTCGAACCCTGCGCACCAGCGACACCTTGAGCGCCGGTCGAACCCTGCGAACCATCAGCACCCTGCGCGCCCGTCGAACCCTGCGCACCAGTGGCGCCTTGCGAACCGTCTGCGCCCTGCGAACCTTGAGCTCCGGTCGAGCCCTGCGCACCCGTCGAACCCTGAGCACCGTCCGCGCCCTGCGAACCCTGCGCACCGGTGCTTCCCTGAGCACCTTGCGGCCCCTGGGGACCGTGGTCAGTCGGTCCACTCGGCCCTCCGCCACCGGGATGCCCGTTTGCCCCATGGGCGCCGGCCGCGCCATCCTGCCCAAAGATCCCGCCCTGACCGCCGGCACCGCCGAATCCACCGGTACCGCCAGCACCGCCGTAGCCGCCGAGTGCATTGGCGCCGCCTGCACCACCTGTGCCGCCGTCACCGCCGGCACCGCCGGCGCCGCCGTTGCCGCCATCGCCAAACAGGAACGCGCCGTGACCCCCGGCGCCGCCCATGCCTCCGTCGCCGCCGGCTTGACCGTCGCCGCCGGGCACACCCGGCAAGAGACTGTTATTCGTGCCGTTCTCACCGGCAAGACCATCGCCGCCGGCGCCACCGTCGCCGCCTGA